GGAGGTTGTGGTTCTACTATAGGACCCTTGCCCCATGATGTAGAGGTGGCAATCAGGCAGTGGGACTACAATGAGAAGCTCGCCATGTTCATGTTTCAGGTAGGCGCAAGGGCATGTCGTACATGGCATTGAATTACACCTTACCCTGTGTTGTCGGTATAGAATGGAATTTGCCCGTTGCCTTGCCCTTACTGTGGTTCTCttcatccttccatttcctttatctgCCTTACCTCTAATAGTTCCCTGCTATCCATAGGATGGAATGCTGGACAGACATGAGTTCCTGACTTGGGTGCTTGAGTGTTTTGAGAAAATACGCCCTGGAGAGGACGAATTGCTTAAATTGCTGCTTCCTCTACTGCTTCGAGTAAGACCTAGACCTAAAGAGGGAGTGTTTGAAGGGATCTGAGGAAGGATTAGGATCAGAGCAGTGTCTCTTGGAGAAAACTAGGGGCTCTGTTGGTCATGTCTTCACAGTACTCAGGGGAATTTGTCCAGTCTGCCTATCTGTCCCGCCGCCTTGCCTACTTCTGTACCCGGAGACTGGCTCTACAGCTGGATGGCGTGAGCAGTCACTCATCTCATGTTATATCTGCTCAGTCAACAAGCTCTCTGCCCACCACTCCTGCACCTCAGCCCCCAGCTAGCAGTACACCCACGACTCCCTTTAGTGACCTGCTTATGTGTCCTCAGCACCGGCCCCTGGTTTTTGGCCTCAGCTGTATCCTTCAGGTAGGTCCTAGAGGGCCGAAGAAAGTGTAAAGAACTAACAGCTCATCCTGGAGAACGGGGTGAGTCCAACTCAGAGGTGGGAGCTGGCACTGATGATTCAAGAATTAGTGtttctctgctttttttgttgttgtttgtttttccgagCTGGTCCTGGAATTTgtcctgtagaccaagctggccttcaactcacagaaaactgcttgcctcagccttccaggtgctaggattaaaagcagtCACCACCACCATGTGGCTGATTCTCTGTAATAGGACGATCCCTTTTAGAGGTTTTGGAATTTTCTCCCAGAACTAAGTAGTAGGCCCAAGGCTTCTTAGGAAAGCGCTGAGAAGCTGGGTATGATGATAGTGTTTACATTCCCAAAACttagaaagaagaggcaggaggattgtgagttcaaagtcagcataAGCCCTATAGCCAAATGAACCCTTGTCTGAAATactatacaaataattaaaaaaaggaaggtgAGGAGGAGGGGATGATACTTGCCCCAAGGACTCAGTCATAGTAAACCTAATTCAGATGGGAAACCTAAGGGAGGTGACTCGGAAGTGGGGATTCTAGAGAGGCATCCATACTAACTGGGTTTGACTTATCTGTTTGTCTGGCAGACCATCCTCCTGTGTTGTCCCAGTGCCCTAGTTTGGCACTACTCATTGACTGATAGTCGAATTAAGACTGGCTCTCCACTTGACCACCTGCCCATTGCTCCCTCCAACTTGCCCATGCCAGAGGGTAATAGTGCCTTCACTCAGCAGGTAAGTTTAAACACTACCTTGGTATTTCAAAGTTGTGATGCGATGCTAAATTGTTTTTCCAGAAATAGTGGTTTGGGGTCTGCTActgttttatgtttctgttttgttttttgagacagactcttgcTAAGTAGCCTTTGCTGACCTGAAagttgctgtgtagaccaggcaggcctcaaacttaatggtgatccttctgcctctgcctcccaagtgctagattacAGGCAGGCAtatactaccatgcccagctttcagCTATTCTTCTTTTAGCTTTTTATGTATCTGGGTGTTTccttaaagctttttaaaaaaattattgcagGTGCGTGCAAAATTGCGGGAGATTGAACAGCAGATCAAGGAGCGAGGACAAGCAGTTGAGGTTCGCTGGTCTTTTGATAAGTGCCAGGAAGCTACTGCAGGTGGGTGTCAGAGGGCAGAAGCTAAGAAAGGATGGTGATAGGCGCCTAGATATCTGAGACTCGGAATGCACGGAACCTCTGGTTAACTCCCctctgctgtttgttttgtcctcaGGTTTCACCATTGGACGGGTGCTCCACACTTTAGAAGTGCTGGACAGCCATAGTTTTGAGCGCTCTGACTTTAGTAATTCTCTTGACTCCCTTTGTAATCGAATCTTTGGACTGGGGCCTAGTAAGGATGGTCATGAGGTgagtaagagaaacagaaagaacaaaacccTTGCAGGAGAAGCAGTCTGGATAAGGGTAAGTTTAGTAACACATTGATAGTAGGAGACCCCTGAACTGATGATCTTCTTGGTGCCTGGTCCCAGGATGTTTTTAGGTGGGGCCTATGTTTTTGAAAGAGGAACTCAGTTCTTTTGTCCCCAGCCTTCTGTTACTTATCCTCATCCAATCCTTTGCTTGCAGATCTCCTCAGATGATGATGCTGTGGTATCATTATTATGTGAATGGGCTGTGAGCTGCAAGCGCTCTGGTCGACATCGTGCTATGGTAGTAGCCAAGCTCCTGGAGAAGAGACAAGCCGAAATTGAGGCTGAGGTTAGAGGCTAAGAAAAGGGAGTGAGTTGCCCAATGGAAAGAATAACTGGGTTTGGACACATTGGAGTGATTGATTGAGATAGAAGTGGGACTGGGACTGGACCTGAGGGATTGGAAAGAACCCATAGAGAGCTCTTGTCTTGGCATGTACCGTAATTCCAGCATGTGAAAGGTTTATATAGAGGAGCATGGTTACAAAGCCAACCAGGCCTAgctagagagactgtctcaaaagttaaaaaagctgagtgtggtggtggatacctttaatcccagcacccaggagcctgaggcatgcagatctctgaatttgaggccagcctggtctaatttGGAACAGCTAGTGCCACatagactctgtttcaaaaaaaaagttttaaaaaaatgctgtgccgagccatggtggtacacacttttaatcccagcacttgggagacagaggcaggcggatctctgtgagtttgaggccagcctggtctacaagagctagttccaggacaggctctaaaagctacagagaaaccctctcttgggaaaaaaaaaacctgggcatGGTCTtgcatggctttaatctcagcactcatttgggaggcaaagtcaggcCAATCTCTTATGAGTTTGCGACCAGCCagagctgcagagtgagaccttgcctcacgaaactaaataagcaaataaataaaagtggtaGAGACCTTACAGGGAATGTTAAGGACATAAGGCACAAATAGAAAAGAGCTGATGGATTAATTGGTTAGAGAAGAGATCAAGGCTGTAGTTGGGAGGTGGCAAAGGAAATGAGAAGTATGGGATGGAGGCAAGACAGGTGACTCTCCCAAGGTTACACAGTGAAGAGTGAAGAAGCAGGGAAAAGTCGCTCCTCACTTTGTTCTCTCATCTTGCAGCGTTGTGGAGAATCTGAAGCAGCtgatgagaagggttccatcgcCTCTGGTTCGCTTTCTGCTCCTAGTGCACCCATATTCCAGGATGTCCTCCTGCAGTTTCTGGATACACAGGCTCCCATGCTGAGTATGGACACCTATAATCTTCTAGTTACCTTGCCTAAATTCAGTTATAAGCTATGTACTCAGAAAACTTGAGGAAGGACCTTCTGgcactggacagtggtggtgcacacctttaatcatagcactagggaggcagaggcaggtgaatttctgaattcaaggtcagtctagtctacagagcaagtttcaggacagccagggctacacagaaaaactgtcaaAAAACAAGCCGAAGCaaaagccaggcaatggtagcacacacctttaatcccagcactcaggaggcagaggcaggcggatgatctctgagtttgagatcagccttttgtacagagttccaggatagtcaaagctacacaaagaaattttgCCTCAAGAACACAAAAAAGGACCTTCTGGTCTGTACTTCTGTCTTTGACTCTGAAAAATTACTTTTAGGCATAATTCTATTCCTTGATGGTCTCACAATTTTCATAAAATAGAGAAATGCAAAGAATAAACACAAGAACATTTGAGCAAAGCATTTCTCCTATATGCACAGGAGCAATGATAGTCTGTTCATTCTGAGGTGGTGGACAGCATGAAGTGATGTAGCCACccgttttttaaatatttgagtatGGTTacttttcctgcatgtatgtttgtgcaccatgtgcgtgTCTGGACCCTGCAGAGGCCAGTGGAGGGctttggatgccctggaactggagtttatagacagttgtgagttgctatgagggtgcttggaatcaaaccctctggaagagcagctagtgaatgctcttaaccactgaggcattttTCCGGCCCCACCAACCATACTTTGTATGTCTAGGCagtttctggatttttttcttcctgttcttgcCTCAGGGATGTCTCTCTGTAGTATTCTAAGAGCACCATTACTGAAGCGTGTCCCTATCTCTTTTTGTCCCGTCTTGTGTTCTGCTAACTTAGcttttttcattcctttctaGCTGATCCCCGCAGTGAGAGTGAGCGAGTGGAATTCTTTAACTTAGTACTGCTTTTCTGTGAACTGATCCGACACGATGTTTTCTCCCATAACATGTACACCTGCACTCTCATCTCTCGGGGGGACCTTGCATTTGGAGCCCCTGGTCCTCGGCCTCCCTCTCCCTTTGATGATCCTGCAGATGACCCAGAGCGCAAGGAGGCTGAAGGCAGCAGCAGTAGCAAGCTAGAGGTGTGTGTCCTTTTCCTTGCTAGTAATATTACATTTTGACACTCCCATTTTCACAGCTTCTAGAAGCTTCCGAGCATCTCTtttacccaagagtggtattagaACTTCGTGGTTTATAGAATAGTCTCATGTCAGTTTCTCACTTGCTCTTCACGAAAGGTCTGTGACGTACTCCTGCCTTCCTTTTAAAGCCGATGGAAACTGAGGCTTTACTTACTGGTTAAGTAACTGGACAAGGTTTGAATGCAGAACTTGGGCTTTCCTCATGCCTCCTTGATTCAGTTCTCAGTGAACTTCCTGGACAGTGAAGAAGCACTCCGTGGGACTAAAGCAGGGAGTTGTTTTTGCATTTAAAGCTGCATTTAAGAAATGCAGTTTGTTGTGTGCCTGCAGGATCCAGGGCTCTCTGAATCTATGGACATCGACCCTAGTTCCAGTGTGCTCTTTGAAGACATGGAGAAACCCGATTTCTCAGTAAGATCCTGAGCATGGAAGAATCTAGCACCTTGGTTCTCCCCTTACGCCTCCTTTGGGAATTTCTTTGCCTCCTTTGCTTCTCCTGAACGTGCTGCCTTTCGCCCTCTTAGTTGTTCTCTCCTACTATGCCTTGTGAGGGGAAGGGAAGTCCATCCCCTGAGAAACCAGATGTCGAAAAGGAAGTGAAGCCCCCACCCAAAGAGAAGATCGAGGGGACACTTGGGGTTCTTTATGACCAGCCACGACATGTGCAGTATGCCACACATTTTCCAATCCCACAGGTACTGTTCTCCAACATTTGTGATGGCTTGTTTTGAGCCCAGATTTTCATCCAAGGAATTTGCTGAGGGGCTAGACCTGTTCCCAAGGGTGTGGGTGTGTTTGAGAAGGGGCTTGAACATGGGAGTGTTGAGAGATACAAAGCATGCTCTTAAGAGGAGGgcaggaagccgggcggtggtggcgcacgtctttaatcccagcactcaggaggcagagacaggcggatctctgtgagttcgaggccagcctggttccaggacaggctccaaacaggctccaaagctacagagaaaccctgtctcgaaaaacaaaacaaaaaaaaacaaaaaccaaacaaagaaaaaaagaggagggaaggagacctGTGATGGAGTCTGACGGTGCTGCTGGGTGCAGGAGGAGTCATGCAGCCATGAGTGCAACCAGCGGTTGGTCGTACTGTTTGGGGTGGGGAAGCAGCGAGATGATGCCCGCCATGCCATCAAGAAGATTACCAAGGATATCCTGAAGGTTCTGAACCGCAAGGGGACAGCAGAAACTGGTGGGTTTGAGCCTCCTTAAAAGTCTCCCCCAAAGAATGCCCTAGTCAGTCTTCCTATGCCCAGAGTAGGGCACTCCCGAGTCATGTTCCAATATCCTGTCTCTTGGAGTCTCCTGAGAGCTCTAGCCCTTTTGAAACTTCCCCCTCATTCCCCCCTCTACAGACCAGCTTGCTCCTATTGTGCCTCTGAATCCTGGAGACCTGACATTCTTAGGTACCTCACAGTAAGCCCCTTACAGCCCTCCCTCCGCCCCTCCTTAACCTAGCACCTCCCTGTACATATTCCTCTGAGGTCCACATAGTCTGTGGTCCTTTAAACCTGTGCTTCATTGTCCCTGCCCCAGCCCTTCCTTAAccacccttcccttttctcttcctaccctcattcccctttcccctcctccctcgcAGCACAGTCCCTTCTCCACACCCCCTACCCGACCCCTAGTCAActagttttctttattgtccTGACTCATTGTTTTCACCTGTCCCCTCAGGTGGGGAAGATGGGCAGAAGCGCCGCCGCAACCGGCCAGAAGCCTTCCCCACTGCTGAAGATATTTTTGCTAAGTTCCAGCACCTTTCTCATTATGACCAACATCAGGTCACGGCTCAGGTGTGGGCCTAAGCCAGCCCCCTTCccaccttctggcctcctgtcctgttttcctttttgtcttatctTCCCCCCACTAAGCAGGCTAAGCCTGCTGGTCTCATCCCCTTCCACCATCATCCTTTCCTGCGTCCCTAggtcttctttccttccattcctgTCTCACTCACACTGCCCTTATCAGGTCTCCCGGAATGTTCTGGAGCAGATCACGAGCTTTGCCCTTGGCATGTCGTACCACTTGCCTCTGGTGCAGCATGTGCAGTTCATCTTCGACCTCATGGAATATTCTCTGAGCATCAGTGGCCTCATCGACTTTGCCATTCAGGTGGGGATGTTGGGGCAGATACGGGAAGAAGAAGGAATCCATGCTCTATAGCGTCCCAGAGACAAGAGTAGAGGCTCCAGGCAGTTTCCCAGGCTATTCAGATGGCCCAAAGACCAGCACAGTGGGAGTGGAACTTGAGCTAAGAGGGCCAGAATAGAGACTTAAGTGCTCCCTGGGGAGGCCCAAGAGACAGATTAGAGCTTTGGGTACAGAGCATCCTCTCCCTGTGGAGTTTACAGCATGCTGGCCTGGAGACTGCTTAGAGATACTACTAGCGGAGACGCAGGACACTGGCACATGGGAACCTGACCCTTCTCTGCTGAAGTGACTCCGGCAGGAAGGGGCACAGGCTTGGCCATGGCAGCTTCCTTACAGAAAATGGGTTACGTCCAATGAAAGGGGCTTCTTCTCATGGTTCATCTCCATTTCTCTGATAGCTGCTGAATGAGCTGAGCGTGGTTGAGGCCGAGCTCCTCCTCAAATCCTCTGATCTGGTGGGCAGCTACACAACCAGCCTATGCTTATGTATTGTGGCTGTCCTTCGACACTATCACGCCTGCCTCATCCTCAACCAGGACCAGATGGCACAAGTCTTTGAGGGGTAAGCAGGGTTTCAAAGTAACTGAAATGTGTGGGATTCTGGTGAATGCCAGTTAGAAATGGCCTAGGAAGGACATGTGGGGCCACACAGTGGGGCAGAGTCTGCTACTAAGGTAGGGTAGAATAGTTTTCCCAAGACTCTTAAATTGGTTTGCAGGGCCCCCGTCCCCTGTCTACCCCTGTTGATCCTCCCTCCCCTGCTTCTGTGACAGGCTCTGTGGCGTGGTGAAGCATGGAATGAACCGCTCAGATGGCTCCTCTGCAGAGCGCTGTATCCTTGCTTATCTCTATGATCTGTATACTTCCTGTAGCCATTTAAAGAGCAAATTTGGGGAGCTCTTCAGGTAAGAGAGGTGAAGAGATAGGAGAATGGGGCTAGTCCTGCCTCCTTCCCATTACCGCAAACCTCAGCACCCAGCTGTCTGTGCGGGATCACTTATGCACTGTGTCCTTTACCTGTGACTTCCTTGCTGAAAGTGAACCTTCTTCCTCCTTGCCTTCACAGGCCACTCTTTCTTAATCACATGTGGTTTCCTTCCTGCCATGTCTGCTGTGGCCCAGctccctttttcttctcccaaGGTCCTCCATCCttcactcctttttcttttctcccctttcctgcCCATCCCTGTACCCTACCAGACCTCCTTCAGTACTGCTATTTCCTTTCCCTACCCCTGCAGTGACTTTTGCTCAAAAGTGAAGAACACCATCTACTGCAATGTGGAGCCATCAGAATCCAATATGCGCTGGGCACCGGAGTTCATGATTGACACTCTGGAGAACCCTGCTGCTCACACTTTCACCTACACGGGGCTAGGCAAGAGTCTGAGCGAGAACCCTGCTAACCGCTACAGCTTTGTCTGCAATGCTCTCATGCACGTCTGTGTGGGGCATCATGATCCTGATAGGTATGGGGCATACTGTGTTGAGGAATGGGCATCATGCCACCACCTGATTATGGGAGGGGTGGCTTACCTGAGAGATGCTGTACCTTCCATTGTTActggggcagagacagaaagttGTGAGTCTGACGTTTTGTAAAGCAAGACTTTTCCTGAGGGCTTTTGTACTTCTCCCTAGGGTAAATGACATCGCAATCCTGTGCGCGGAGCTGACCGGCTATTGCAAGTCACTGAGTGCAGAGTGGTTAGGAGTACTTAAGGCTCTGTGCTGCTCTTCTAACAATGGCACTTGTGGTTTCAACGATCTCCTGTGCAATGTAGATGTAAGCCTTTGGGTGGGGTCTTGCTGGAGAATGAGACAGGTACCTATTTGGTAGCGATCTGGCCACACTCAAGACCATAGAGGGTCAGAGTTGAGTCGAGTGGAGGCATGGCACACTGGCGAAGTCTCCTTCCTCCACACTGAGTCACGGTGTCTGGCTACTTTTTTCAGGTCAGTGACTTGTCTTTTCACGATTCCCTGGCTACTTTTGTTGCCATCCTCATCGCCCGACAGTGTTTGCTCCTGGAAGACCTGATTCGCTGTGCTGCTATCCCTTCACTCCTGAATGCTGGTAAGGTTCCAGTCCAGAACTCCTAGAATGTCAGTTCCCCGCCCTGTGCTAATACGTACTCCATAACCAGCCTCTTCTTGGGGAACGCCCTGCTGTAGTTCCCCGGCCAGCGCTTGTACTTCAGGCTGGAAAGCTCCAAGGGCCTATTTTGAAATTGCAGCCCCGATAACACCTCCATACTGTGTGGAACCCGATGACTCCCTCATGTGAGCCTGAGCTTCAGCCCAGCCTCTGAACCCTTTTGGCTTTTGCCCCTTCAGTTGTATAACATTTCTGTGCTCTGCTGCTCCTTTCACCTCACTtgtatttcatcttatttttcctcccaacacatatacacatgcatagagTTTGGCTTCGTTCTTTTCAGATCTGCTGTCTGTCTTTTAGCTTGTAGTGAACAGGATTCTGAGCCAGGGGCCCGGCTTACTTGCCGCATCCTCCTCCACCTGTTCAAGACACCACAGCTCAATCCTTGCCAGTCTGATGGAAGTAAGTGACTCTGGAGCCAGGCAGCTAGAGAAACTGTGGCTCTCCCAACCCGctgctttttcttctgcttcccctGACTGTGGCTCCTTTACAGACAAACCTACTGTTGGAATCCGGTCCTCCTGTGACCGCCACCTGCTGGCTGCCTCCCAGAACCGCATCGTGGATGGAGCTGTGTTTGCTGTTCTCAAGGCTGTGTTTGTACTCGGTATGCAAGGGGGTAGGAAGAGAGACATGCCAGAAGTGTGTATAGGGTGGAGTGCCAGCAAAACTACAGGGACAGTCTTTCTCCCTCCCAAAGGCGGTCTCTCTGACCTttggagaaaaggggagggagataaatatatttctgtttcatAGGGCAGCATTTGGGGAATTTCTGCCTCTGTGGGACAGGGCAGGCCTCCACACACCGTTCTGATCACACTCTGCCCTCCCTATCTCCCACCCATGAACCACAGGGGATGCGGAGCTGAAAGGTTCAGGCTTCACGGTGACAGGAGGAACAGAAGAACTtccagaagaggagggaggaggtggtagtggtggtaggaGGCAGGGTGGCCGCAACATCTCTGTGGAGACAGCAAGTCTGGATGTCTATGCCAAGTACGTGCTGCGAAGCATCTGCCAACAGGTTAGTCTCACCTTCCCCCACTCCACCTAAATGCTTCCATGTAATATAGCCTTGTTTCTAGCCCTTGAGCACACTACCTCCCTGCTATACATCGGGTCCTTTACCTGCCCCTGACACAACTTCCTGGGATTGCCTGTAGTCTTCAAATTATCATTCTCCTTAGGAATGGGTAGGAGAACGTTGCCTTAAGTCACTGTGTGAGGACAGCAATGATCTACAAGACCCAGTGTTGAGTAGTGCCCAGGCCCAGCGCCTCATGCAGCTCATCTGCTACCCACATCGACTGCTGGACAATGAAGATGGAGAAAACCCCCAGCGGCAGCGCATTAAGCGTATTCTCAAGGTAGGTAAAGATGCTGGCTTGCTGGGAGCAGCAGCAGGATCCTACTGGGAAACGGTGGAACTGTTCAGTAGGTAGGAAGATGAATGAGCATGCAGGAGAATGGTAGCAAGGAAAACAGCTCCAACATGGTCTTACAGAGCAGATCTGCGGTCTGGTCTAGATTCAAGAGTTAGGCTGTTAGGTGATGACTGCACAGTCTGCATTGAGTATAGCTCGTCTGTGGCAAGAATTGCCTCAGGGAGGCCCGATTCTGCTTTGCATGGATGGCACTTTGGTTGTGATCCAGTAAGTGAACAGGAATAGCTACTGTGGTTGAAAATGTACTTCATGCTCTGGTACTCTGTGCATGGCACTGTgcattcatttctttcatttgatcTTTATGGCCCTGTGAAGTGAATAGGAATATCCTTATTTAAccagtgaggaaactgaggctggtgAGGTTGCTTCACACGAGCTAGGAAGTTTAGGGCCAGTATGAGGACATAGGTGTGCCTGTGTCCTTTCACTTCATCATACCGCTTGCTTCAGACATATGGCTGATGGGGGAGGGATAAGGCCATGGAGGAAGAACTAAAGGAATGAGGTCTCTTTAGCTGGAGGGAGATAATGCCGGAGGGAGATTACCTACCAGTAGCTTTCCAGTCTCTAAAGGACTTTGTGTGCCCTGTAAAGGCCCTGTGGGGGACTCTGAGCAGCTGCTGTGAAACAGAGTCAGGTTTCAACCTTAACATTAAGGATTTAAAGGTTAAGCATGAAGCAGAACTTTGTGAGGTGCTAGGACAGGAATCTAGGGGGATATGGAGTCATTTTTAACCATATGTAAAATATGCTTGTTTTCAGTGATTTTGGATTCTTATTTAAATGTAGTCTTTCCTAAAGAGAGGGACACAGAGGACCCTTTCCAACTTCTAGGAATCTGTTATGGGGGATAAGGAATTAGCCCTAAAACAGTAGGTCGTCATCAATGATGACTAGTGTGGGAATGGATTTTTAACCACCAGAACTTGGACCAGTGGACCATGCGCCAGTCCTCCTTGGAGCTACAGCTGATGATCAAGCAGACCCCCAACAATGTAAGTAATGTTTCCCAGGCTCACGTGCAGTTCCCCGTGTCAGGAATATCAGTCATCATAGAAGAACTGAGGTCCTACCCTCAAGCTCCTGACTGAAAGAGATAAGAGGCCGTGAGAATGGCAGACACATGGAGCTATTGATAAGGGAAATGGGTTGAGAGTGTTGGTGCTTTCAGCTGTGAAAGGTATGCCTATGGTAGGAATAGAGCCTGTTTCTGTGGCCACGGATGGAAGGAGGTTTGCAAAGGAGCAGACAGTGGCGAACTGTAAGAATACAGAGGTACAAGAGGGCACAGCGGACAGTTATGTCCCTACTGTGGACTGCCACAATGCTGTCTCTCCTTCAGcctcctctcccatctctcctGCTGTGTTCCCCTCACTGCTAGCTGCCTCTTTA
The sequence above is a segment of the Chionomys nivalis chromosome X, mChiNiv1.1, whole genome shotgun sequence genome. Coding sequences within it:
- the Med12 gene encoding mediator of RNA polymerase II transcription subunit 12 isoform X10, with translation MAAFGILSYEHRPLKRLRLGPPDVYPQDPKQKEDELTALNVKQGFNNQPAVSGDEHGSAKNVNFNPAKISSNFSSIIAEKLRCNTFSDTSRKKSLMNQKDNFWLVTARSQSAINTWFTDLAGTKPLTHLAKKVPIFSKKEEVFGYLAKYTVPVMRAAWLIKMTCAYYAAMSETKVKKKNTADPFTEWTQIITKYLWEQLQKMAEYYRPGPAGSGGCGSTIGPLPHDVEVAIRQWDYNEKLAMFMFQDGMLDRHEFLTWVLECFEKIRPGEDELLKLLLPLLLRYSGEFVQSAYLSRRLAYFCTRRLALQLDGVSSHSSHVISAQSTSSLPTTPAPQPPASSTPTTPFSDLLMCPQHRPLVFGLSCILQTILLCCPSALVWHYSLTDSRIKTGSPLDHLPIAPSNLPMPEGNSAFTQQVRAKLREIEQQIKERGQAVEVRWSFDKCQEATAGFTIGRVLHTLEVLDSHSFERSDFSNSLDSLCNRIFGLGPSKDGHEISSDDDAVVSLLCEWAVSCKRSGRHRAMVVAKLLEKRQAEIEAERCGESEAADEKGSIASGSLSAPSAPIFQDVLLQFLDTQAPMLTDPRSESERVEFFNLVLLFCELIRHDVFSHNMYTCTLISRGDLAFGAPGPRPPSPFDDPADDPERKEAEGSSSSKLEDPGLSESMDIDPSSSVLFEDMEKPDFSLFSPTMPCEGKGSPSPEKPDVEKEVKPPPKEKIEGTLGVLYDQPRHVQYATHFPIPQEESCSHECNQRLVVLFGVGKQRDDARHAIKKITKDILKVLNRKGTAETDQLAPIVPLNPGDLTFLGGEDGQKRRRNRPEAFPTAEDIFAKFQHLSHYDQHQVTAQVSRNVLEQITSFALGMSYHLPLVQHVQFIFDLMEYSLSISGLIDFAIQLLNELSVVEAELLLKSSDLVGSYTTSLCLCIVAVLRHYHACLILNQDQMAQVFEGLCGVVKHGMNRSDGSSAERCILAYLYDLYTSCSHLKSKFGELFSDFCSKVKNTIYCNVEPSESNMRWAPEFMIDTLENPAAHTFTYTGLGKSLSENPANRYSFVCNALMHVCVGHHDPDRVNDIAILCAELTGYCKSLSAEWLGVLKALCCSSNNGTCGFNDLLCNVDVSDLSFHDSLATFVAILIARQCLLLEDLIRCAAIPSLLNAACSEQDSEPGARLTCRILLHLFKTPQLNPCQSDGNKPTVGIRSSCDRHLLAASQNRIVDGAVFAVLKAVFVLGDAELKGSGFTVTGGTEELPEEEGGGGSGGRRQGGRNISVETASLDVYAKYVLRSICQQEWVGERCLKSLCEDSNDLQDPVLSSAQAQRLMQLICYPHRLLDNEDGENPQRQRIKRILKNLDQWTMRQSSLELQLMIKQTPNNEMNSLLENIAKATIEVFQQSAETGSSSGSTASNMPSSSKTKPVLSSLERSGVWLVAPLIAKLPTSVQGHVLKAAGEELEKGQHLGSSSRKERDRQKQKSMSLLSQQPFLSLVLTCLKGQDEQREGLLASLHSQVHQIVINWRENQYLDDCKPKQLMHEALKLRLNLVGGMFDTVQRSTQQTTEWAQLLLEIIISGTVDMQSNNELFTTVLDMLSVLINGTLAADMSSISQGSMEENKRAYMNLVKKLQKDLGERQSDSLEKVHQLLPLPKQNRDVIACEPQGSLIDTKGNKIAGFDSIFKKEGLQVSTKHKISPWDLFEGLKPSTASLSWAWFGTVRVDRRVARGEEQQRLLLYHTHLRPRPRAYYLEPLPLPPEDEEPPAPALLEPEKKAPEPPKTDKPGAAPPSSEERKKKSTKGKKRSQPATKTEDYGMGPGRSGPYGVTVPPDLLHHANPGSISHLNYRQNSLGLYTQNQPLPAGGPRVDPYRPVRLPMQKLPTRPPYPGVLSTPGITAVMGLEPTSYKTSVYRQQQPTVPQGQRLRQQLQQSQGMLGQSSVHQMTPSSSYGLQTSQGYTSYVSHVGLQQHTGPADPTRHLQQRPSGYVHQQAPTYGHGLTSTQRFSHQTLQQTPMMGTMTPLSAQGVQAGVRSTSILPEQQQQQQQQQQQQQQQQQQQQQQQQQQQQQYHIRQQQQQQQQQQQILRQQQQQQQQQQQQQQQQQQQQPQQPQQPQQPQQPQQPHQQQQTAPPQPQPQSQPQFQRQGLQQTQQQQQTAALVRQLQQQLSNTQPQPSTNIFGRY